From the Nostoc sp. PCC 7107 genome, the window TTTGCGCCTGCAAATATGATGAGAATAGCACCAACTATGAGGGCAGAGGCGATCGCAATTAGCGGTGATAAGATTGGTAATAATGCTGGGTGAATCCGATTAATTAGTGTCATTTATAGTAAAGATAATCATCAAATTTAATTTCTGTGAATACCATGACACCTCAAAGCAAAAATGACGAGATACTCTATTGCTTTCTGACTATGCGGTAAGTTGGGCAGGTATATATGAGGAGGATGAAGAGATTTAGTGGCTTACCTTAAAGTCATTTTTGAGTTAATTTATTTAATTTTGTAATAAATTGCCCAACTTCATCTAAATTCTTAAAGAATCCTTCATGTCCAGACCAATCAAGTGTAGCACCAGGATAATTTTCCCAGGCATATTTTGATGTTGGTAATAAACTTATTACTTCTTCTAGACTTATCCCCAAGGATTCTGCAAATCTTGTTGTGTATATACGAAATTTTAGACCTTTCTCCCCATTGCTTTCTACTGGAATTAAAGTAAATATAGTTTTATTACTTTTTTTGAAACTCAATGAACTTCTTGTTGTTGAAACAACGGTAAAATATTTATCTACTAAATTAGTATAAAGTTCAAAATATATTTTTTCTAAACCATGCCTCCTAGCAATTTCTTCAAGCTCTGCATAAGATAAATTTGGCTGTCTTTTAGAATTATTTTGTCGTTGTGTGTTCTCTTCTACCTGATTTGGTTCAATTAAAAATACTCTTGCTAATAATTCTCTACCATCTTCACTACGGAAGTACTGAAAAGTTACCGCATTAATACTAACTCCATAACTGTCTGATAAATAATTAATAATTCTTTCAGAGCTACTATCTATTTCAGAAGCAACAATTAATATATGATGATTTGTATTTATAACTTCTGGTAATTCTGTCTTAAAATTTTTTTGAAAAGCCTTATCTAGCTCTAGATTATATTTATTTATCAAGTAACTATTTGCAATATTAGTAATATGGTCATTTGATAAATATTTTACCCAAGAAGCATAATCTAAGGCTTGAGCAGTAACTTCTCTGGGAGTTTTGCCGCGTTTTAATTCTATAATGAAAATATCTCCTTTTTGATCTAGGCATAAAAGGTCTATAAATCCACCGTAACCTGTTTCAACTTCTTTTCCGATTACTAATAAGTTAGGTGAAATAATAGAAATATCTTGCTCTAACCAATTTTGTAGACGCTTTTCAAAATCAAGCTTAGATTTTTTTATTTCACTAAGAATACCAGTGGTAGACACATCCCAAATTTTAATATCTTGTGACATAGTAGTTAAGCCTCAAGTAAATCAAGTCAAGTTAACATACTTTACCAATCGATGTCTACTTACTAGGATTCTCACTATTTCTCAATAAATGAATTAGATAGAGTGTGTAGTCTGGTAATCATTAATTGATTCTATAGCCATTGAATTAGGATTTAATGGAGATAGCCCAGCCGCAATAGCATCTGCATTCACGTACTCAAAGCAGTCTAAAAAGTTCGGCAATAAACTCATTGCAACAGTTGTTTTTCCTGAACCATTTGCACCACCAATTATGTAAAGATTTGGCATTTTACTTTATAGTTGTCCCCCCAGCCATTAATAAACCAATTTCTTCCACTGTTGCCGTCTGTGCGTCTAAAATAGCGACGAACTCTCCTCTGTAGATTACGGCAATGCGATCGCTCATAGCCATGATTTCTTCTAACTCAGTAGAAATATACAATATTGCCGCACCGCGATCGCGTTCTGCTAACAACTGCGAATGTACCATCGCTGTCGCCCCCACATCTAAGCCTCGTGTAGGTTGCATAGCGATAATTAAGTTAGGTTCACCCGCAAGTTCTCGCGCTAAAACTACTTTTTGTTGATTTCCACCCGAAAGTTGACTAACTTTGATATTTTCTCCTGTCGCGCGGATATCAAATGTTTGCATTGCAGCTTGGGCGTGGTTTTTAATGGCTGCTGGTTGTAATAGATAATGACGACAAAAGGGCAATTTTTGAAAAGCTTTTAAAATTAAATTTTGGGCAATGCTAAATTGCAATATTAAACCTATCTTTTGCCTATCTTCAGGGATATAAGCAATAGTTTGAGAATTATCTAAATTAATTTTACCTTGTCTAATTTTGCGTAAACCTGTGATTGAATCTGCTAATTCTCTTTGTCCATTGCCATCAACACCAGCAATTCCTAATATCTCCCCGGCGTGTAGTTGAAAAGAAACATCACGCACAGCATGAAGATTTCTATCATCTGCAACGTGTAAATTCTGCACTGATAAAATTACTTTCCCTGCTAAAGCTGGTGATTTATTAGGGTGTAAATCAACTTTATTCCCTACCATTAATTCTGCTAACTTCTGAGGTGTTGCGGCTTTAGTAGTAGTGGTGGCGATGACTTTTCCCCGGCGTAATATTGTGACTGTATCACAAAGGTTAATTACTTCTTCTAATTTGTGACTGATAAAAATAATTGTGTTACCCGCCGAGGCTAATTGACGCAAGATAAAAATTAACGATTTAACCTCTGGTGGTGTGAGGACTGCGGTTGGTTCATCGAGAATTAAAAGTTTAGCTTGGCGGTAAAGAACTTTGAGAATTTCGATACGTTGTTGTGTTCCCACCGGTAAATCTGCTACTTTTGCTGTGGGGTCAACTTCTAAACCATAAGTTTGAGATAAAGCCGTGATTTTTTGATGTTTTTGTCGGAGATTTAAGCGCCAGCTATTTTCTAAACCCAAGATAATATTTTCAGTAACAGTCAACTGTGGTATCAGCATGAAGTGTTGGTAAATCATGCCAATACCTAGTTTTGTTGCAACATTAGGTGAGGTAATTTTAACTGGGTTATCTTGGATGTAAATTTGTCCAGCATCGGGTTGATATAAACCACTAATAATTTTCATTAAAGTAGTCTTACCTGCACCATTCTCACCTAGAATTGCATGAATTTTACCTGAATCAACGCTAAAGCTAATGTTATCGTTAGCAACAAATGAGCCAAAGCTTTTAGTGATGTTTTCTAAGTAAAGCATTTAATTTATGGCTTTTTAAACGCAGAGTTCCGCGGAGTTATTATTGAAGGCTTATCTAATTATGCTGGTGCTTTCTTGACGCAACGTGTATCTTTACCAGCTTCTTTGCAATTTTCAAACGTCAGTTTTTTATCAATAATTTCTTGTTTTACTTTCAGGGCGTTATTTTTCACTTGTTCTGGTACGACTGCGGCAAAGTTTCCTAAATTCAAGATATCTGGTCTTTCTAACCCGATGGCATATATTTGCCCTTTTAATTGTTTTTGTTTAGCTAATTCTGCTAAGTAAGATATAGCTAAATCTAATCTTTTTACTGCACTAGTTAATACTGCTTTTGGGGCAACATCTAATTGGTCTTTTGTATTTCCAAAGGCGTAAATGCCTTTATCGCTGGCGGTTTGTAAAACTGCTGGTGAGGCGCTATCTAACCATTGATAAATCACATCTGCTCCAGCAGAAATTAAGGCGAGTGTTGCTTCTTTAGCTTTAGCGACATCATTCCAATCGCCTGTAAATGTGGAAACAATTTGAATATTTGGGTTAACTGATTTTGCACCTAATTCAAAGCCGCGTAATTCTTCTTGGGTGGCTTGAAATTGTTGCCCAGCAATGTAAGCTAATTTATTAGATTTGGTCATATCAGCAGCAATAATCCCGCACAAATAGCTACCTTGCAAATGATCTATGCGTAAAGAAGCGATATTTTCGCCTTTCACATTCCCATTCACACCGACAAAAAATGTATTGGGAAATTGTGTTGCAACTTGTTCTACTGCTGCATCAAATTGTCCGCCGTGAGCAAAAACTAAATTGTACCCTTTGCGGGCAAAGTCTGTTAATACTTCTGTTTGGTCGGCTTGGGCGACTTGTTCTATATATGCGACTTCTGCACCCAGCTTTTGTTTAGCTAGGTTTACGCCTTCGTAACCAGACTGATTCCAGGCTTTATCGCTGATGACTCCAGG encodes:
- a CDS encoding endonuclease NucS domain-containing protein, producing MSQDIKIWDVSTTGILSEIKKSKLDFEKRLQNWLEQDISIISPNLLVIGKEVETGYGGFIDLLCLDQKGDIFIIELKRGKTPREVTAQALDYASWVKYLSNDHITNIANSYLINKYNLELDKAFQKNFKTELPEVINTNHHILIVASEIDSSSERIINYLSDSYGVSINAVTFQYFRSEDGRELLARVFLIEPNQVEENTQRQNNSKRQPNLSYAELEEIARRHGLEKIYFELYTNLVDKYFTVVSTTRSSLSFKKSNKTIFTLIPVESNGEKGLKFRIYTTRFAESLGISLEEVISLLPTSKYAWENYPGATLDWSGHEGFFKNLDEVGQFITKLNKLTQK
- a CDS encoding ABC transporter ATP-binding protein, whose amino-acid sequence is MLYLENITKSFGSFVANDNISFSVDSGKIHAILGENGAGKTTLMKIISGLYQPDAGQIYIQDNPVKITSPNVATKLGIGMIYQHFMLIPQLTVTENIILGLENSWRLNLRQKHQKITALSQTYGLEVDPTAKVADLPVGTQQRIEILKVLYRQAKLLILDEPTAVLTPPEVKSLIFILRQLASAGNTIIFISHKLEEVINLCDTVTILRRGKVIATTTTKAATPQKLAELMVGNKVDLHPNKSPALAGKVILSVQNLHVADDRNLHAVRDVSFQLHAGEILGIAGVDGNGQRELADSITGLRKIRQGKINLDNSQTIAYIPEDRQKIGLILQFSIAQNLILKAFQKLPFCRHYLLQPAAIKNHAQAAMQTFDIRATGENIKVSQLSGGNQQKVVLARELAGEPNLIIAMQPTRGLDVGATAMVHSQLLAERDRGAAILYISTELEEIMAMSDRIAVIYRGEFVAILDAQTATVEEIGLLMAGGTTIK
- a CDS encoding BMP family protein; translation: MRLNISRRQFVFYGSATFATSLLLKACSSNQTQTPTASSGAEGFKIAIALPGVISDKAWNQSGYEGVNLAKQKLGAEVAYIEQVAQADQTEVLTDFARKGYNLVFAHGGQFDAAVEQVATQFPNTFFVGVNGNVKGENIASLRIDHLQGSYLCGIIAADMTKSNKLAYIAGQQFQATQEELRGFELGAKSVNPNIQIVSTFTGDWNDVAKAKEATLALISAGADVIYQWLDSASPAVLQTASDKGIYAFGNTKDQLDVAPKAVLTSAVKRLDLAISYLAELAKQKQLKGQIYAIGLERPDILNLGNFAAVVPEQVKNNALKVKQEIIDKKLTFENCKEAGKDTRCVKKAPA